In Rhodococcus sp. OK302, one genomic interval encodes:
- a CDS encoding crotonase/enoyl-CoA hydratase family protein gives MSSTTTEKSDTSETAPHALVEKRGHVLIITMNRPERKNAITGEMMAIMVDAWNQVDNDPDIRVAVLTGAGGDFCAGADLKNMAAKPPGDAFAEGGVDMSKIEGLLKGRRLTKPLIAAVEGAAIAGGTEILQGTDIRVAGESAKFGVSEAKWGLFPMGGSAVRLVRQIPYTIAADILLTGRHIKASEAKEMGLIGHVVPDGQALDKALELAELVAANGPLAVQAILKTIRDTEGMHEEAAFQIDSKLGQTVFMSADAKEGPRAFGERRAPNFKGA, from the coding sequence GTGTCCTCAACGACGACCGAAAAATCCGACACGTCGGAAACAGCGCCGCACGCCCTCGTCGAGAAGCGCGGTCACGTCCTGATCATCACCATGAACCGCCCCGAACGTAAGAACGCCATCACCGGCGAGATGATGGCGATCATGGTCGACGCGTGGAATCAGGTCGACAACGACCCCGACATTCGCGTCGCCGTCCTCACCGGAGCCGGCGGCGATTTCTGCGCCGGAGCTGATCTCAAGAACATGGCCGCCAAGCCCCCCGGAGACGCCTTCGCCGAGGGCGGAGTCGACATGTCCAAGATCGAGGGTCTCCTCAAGGGTCGTCGCCTCACCAAGCCTCTCATCGCCGCCGTCGAGGGCGCTGCCATCGCGGGCGGCACCGAAATCCTTCAGGGCACCGACATTCGCGTTGCCGGCGAGAGCGCCAAGTTCGGTGTCTCCGAAGCCAAGTGGGGCCTCTTCCCCATGGGCGGCTCCGCAGTGCGTCTGGTCCGCCAGATTCCGTACACGATTGCTGCTGACATCCTGCTGACCGGCCGCCACATCAAGGCGTCCGAAGCCAAGGAAATGGGCCTCATCGGTCACGTCGTCCCGGACGGTCAGGCACTGGACAAGGCACTCGAACTTGCCGAACTCGTCGCTGCCAACGGCCCTCTCGCCGTCCAGGCCATCCTCAAGACCATCCGCGACACCGAGGGAATGCATGAGGAAGCCGCATTCCAGATCGACTCGAAGTTGGGCCAGACGGTCTTCATGAGCGCTGACGCGAAGGAAGGCCCCCGAGCCTTCGGCGAGAGGCGAGCGCCCAACTTCAAGGGCGCCTGA
- a CDS encoding acyl-CoA synthetase: MALNIADFVEHSIDLNPDRVALVSDAGEVTYAQLEDRANRLGHYLLEHGVKPGDKVGIYCRNVPEAIEAMVAVFKIRAVMVNINYRYVENELQYIFDNSDMVALVAERRYADKIANVLPNSPLVKSVVVVEDGTDIDYSSFGIEYEAALAQSSGERDFGPRSNDDIFMLYTGGTTGNPKGVMWRHEDWWRVLGGGINFVTGVPVEDEYEMAKVGAANPSMIRYPIPPMIHGGSQSAVFHSLFGGGTLLMHPEFDAHEVWKNIDKYKINLIFITGDAMGRPMLDALIAGNPETGEPYDLSTLYVMASSAALFSPSIQEQFLELLPNRLLTDSIGSSETGFGGLAVLAKGQKHTGGPTVKIDASTTVLDDEGNEVEPGSGKRGMLARKGNIPLGYYKDEVKTAETFRTINGVRYSIPGDYAQVEADGTVTMLGRGSVSINSGGEKVYPEEVEGALKSHPDIFDVLVVGVPDERFGQRVAAVIQVREGTSPTLRDIATAARKEIAGYKIPRSVWFVDQVKRNPAGKPDYRWAKAETESREADDHNGNGASEAATAESVDA; this comes from the coding sequence GTGGCCCTTAACATCGCAGACTTCGTAGAGCACTCGATCGACCTCAATCCGGACCGGGTGGCACTGGTCTCCGATGCCGGAGAGGTGACATACGCGCAACTGGAAGACCGTGCCAACAGGCTCGGTCACTACCTGCTCGAACATGGCGTCAAGCCAGGTGACAAGGTCGGCATCTACTGCCGCAACGTCCCCGAGGCCATCGAAGCCATGGTTGCAGTCTTCAAGATCCGGGCGGTGATGGTCAACATCAACTACCGCTACGTCGAGAACGAGTTGCAATACATCTTCGACAATTCGGACATGGTTGCTCTGGTTGCAGAACGTCGCTACGCCGACAAGATCGCAAATGTCCTTCCGAACAGCCCCCTCGTCAAGTCTGTCGTCGTCGTCGAAGACGGCACCGATATCGACTACTCGTCGTTCGGCATCGAATACGAAGCAGCTCTGGCGCAGAGTTCAGGTGAGCGTGATTTCGGGCCGCGCAGCAACGACGACATCTTCATGCTCTACACCGGTGGCACGACTGGTAACCCGAAGGGCGTCATGTGGCGTCACGAGGACTGGTGGCGCGTACTCGGCGGCGGAATCAACTTCGTCACCGGCGTTCCCGTCGAAGACGAGTACGAGATGGCGAAGGTCGGCGCTGCCAACCCGAGCATGATTCGCTACCCGATCCCGCCGATGATTCACGGTGGTTCGCAGTCGGCTGTCTTCCACAGCCTTTTCGGCGGCGGAACACTTCTGATGCACCCGGAGTTCGACGCACACGAGGTGTGGAAGAACATCGACAAGTACAAGATCAACCTGATCTTCATCACCGGCGACGCAATGGGCCGTCCGATGCTCGACGCTCTGATCGCCGGAAACCCCGAAACCGGTGAACCGTACGATCTTTCGACGCTGTACGTGATGGCCAGCAGTGCTGCGCTGTTCTCTCCGAGCATCCAGGAGCAGTTCCTCGAATTGCTTCCCAACCGTCTGCTTACCGACTCGATCGGCTCTTCCGAGACCGGTTTCGGTGGCCTGGCAGTACTCGCCAAGGGTCAGAAGCACACCGGCGGTCCGACGGTCAAGATCGATGCCTCCACAACGGTTCTCGACGACGAGGGCAACGAGGTCGAGCCTGGTTCCGGCAAGCGCGGAATGCTTGCGCGCAAGGGCAACATCCCGCTCGGCTACTACAAGGACGAAGTCAAGACAGCAGAAACGTTCCGCACGATCAACGGTGTGCGGTACTCGATCCCGGGTGACTACGCACAGGTCGAAGCCGACGGCACGGTCACGATGCTCGGCCGCGGTTCGGTATCGATCAACAGTGGTGGCGAGAAGGTTTACCCGGAAGAGGTTGAAGGCGCACTGAAGTCGCACCCCGACATCTTCGACGTGCTTGTCGTCGGCGTTCCGGACGAGCGATTCGGTCAGCGCGTTGCTGCGGTTATCCAGGTCCGTGAAGGTACGTCGCCGACACTGCGTGACATTGCCACTGCGGCTCGCAAAGAGATTGCCGGATACAAGATTCCGCGCAGCGTGTGGTTCGTGGACCAGGTCAAGCGCAACCCGGCGGGCAAGCCCGATTACCGTTGGGCCAAGGCCGAAACCGAGTCGCGTGAGGCCGATGACCACAACGGCAATGGTGCTTCCGAGGCAGCAACAGCAGAAAGTGTAGACGCCTGA
- a CDS encoding NAD(P)H-dependent flavin oxidoreductase produces the protein MRSDLADKFGVEYPIVGFTPSEHVAAAISRAGGLGVLGCVRFNDPAELEAVLTWMDENTDGKPYGVDIVMPAKVPTEGGAVDLDKLIPAEHRAFVDRTLADLGVPPLSDDVEHNTGTLGWLHSVARSHVDVALGHRIALIANALGSPPKDVIDQAHAKGVPVAALAGTVEHARRHVENGVDIVIAQGYEAGGHTGEIASMVLVPEIVDALGDSAPVLAAGGIGSGRQVAAALALGAQGVWMGSYWLTTSEYKLGSASGEGPSAIQRALLKATSSDTVRSRIYSGKPARLLKTKWTEAWSKPDAPDALPMPLQNLLVSDAHQRISASDNPDVVAMPVGQIVGRMNEIRPVAEVMAELVSGFEEARARLDSMK, from the coding sequence ATGCGATCTGACCTGGCCGACAAGTTCGGCGTCGAATATCCGATCGTCGGCTTCACGCCGTCGGAACATGTTGCGGCAGCTATCAGTCGCGCGGGCGGCCTGGGAGTACTTGGCTGCGTTCGGTTCAACGATCCGGCAGAACTCGAAGCAGTACTGACCTGGATGGACGAGAACACCGACGGTAAGCCGTACGGCGTCGACATCGTCATGCCGGCAAAGGTTCCCACCGAGGGTGGCGCTGTCGATCTCGACAAGCTGATCCCGGCGGAGCACCGGGCCTTCGTCGATCGCACACTCGCAGACCTCGGAGTACCGCCGCTGTCCGATGATGTCGAGCACAACACCGGCACGTTGGGCTGGCTGCACTCGGTGGCACGTTCGCACGTCGATGTCGCGCTGGGCCACCGGATTGCCCTGATCGCGAACGCGCTCGGCTCACCGCCGAAGGACGTCATCGATCAGGCTCACGCCAAGGGTGTGCCGGTCGCAGCTCTGGCAGGAACCGTCGAACATGCTCGTCGCCACGTCGAGAACGGTGTAGACATCGTGATCGCTCAGGGCTACGAGGCGGGCGGGCACACCGGCGAGATCGCATCGATGGTGTTGGTTCCCGAAATCGTCGACGCACTAGGCGACAGTGCGCCTGTGTTGGCTGCCGGTGGTATCGGCAGTGGGCGTCAGGTTGCGGCAGCGTTGGCCTTGGGTGCCCAGGGCGTCTGGATGGGGTCGTACTGGCTCACCACGTCCGAGTACAAGCTGGGCAGCGCTTCCGGTGAGGGCCCGTCGGCCATTCAGCGGGCACTGCTCAAGGCGACGTCGTCGGATACGGTGCGTTCACGGATCTACTCGGGCAAGCCCGCGCGGTTGCTCAAGACGAAGTGGACCGAGGCTTGGTCCAAGCCCGACGCACCGGATGCTCTGCCGATGCCGTTGCAGAATCTTCTGGTCAGTGATGCGCATCAACGTATTTCGGCCTCGGATAACCCTGACGTCGTGGCAATGCCCGTCGGTCAGATCGTGGGACGGATGAACGAGATCCGCCCGGTCGCCGAAGTCATGGCCGAGCTGGTTTCCGGATTCGAGGAAGCGCGAGCACGCCTGGATTCCATGAAGTAA
- a CDS encoding long-chain-fatty-acid--CoA ligase: MSESPTVSDLLLGVSEIDTYGISFEDQVLSWREHIQYSFDRAALLDSLLDHDSPRHFGLLMDNIPEFSLLLGAAAFSGTVAAGLNTTRRGPALARDVELSDCQIIFTEDSQAHLLDGVDLGDVRVFNVDSPQWQELLAPFVDSPQRPVAAAPDDLLMLIFTSGTSGDPKAVRCTHHKIAGPAIMLGDRFGLGPEDVVYMAMPMFHSNAIMAAWAIALHRKCAIGMRRKFSASGFLPDVRKFGITFSNYVGKPLSFIASTPEQPDDHDNTLKIMYGNEGSAPAVATFVRRFGARVIDGFGSTEGGVSIGAAPVPRAGALGLLPDSVKILHPDTGVPCPPAQFDSDGRITNADEATGEMVNVSGPGTFAGYYKNPEADAERMRGGQYWSGDLAYADADGYVYFAGRSSGWLRVDGENIGAAPIERALTGFPGFAHVSVYAVPDSDVGDRVMVSVIPVGDVSNFDPEAVAAYIDSRPELGPKQKPTLIRVCSEFPRTATFKVVTRTQSAERWNTTDPVWIRQRGEKDFQLLTPERALTLEKIRVDAALSTQ, encoded by the coding sequence ATGAGTGAGAGCCCCACTGTTTCCGATCTACTCCTCGGAGTCAGCGAGATCGACACGTACGGCATCAGCTTCGAGGATCAGGTCCTCAGTTGGCGTGAGCACATTCAGTACTCGTTCGACCGCGCCGCCTTGCTCGATTCACTTCTCGATCACGACAGCCCCCGACACTTCGGGCTGTTGATGGACAACATTCCGGAGTTCTCACTTCTGCTCGGTGCCGCAGCATTTTCCGGCACCGTCGCAGCCGGACTCAACACCACCCGGCGTGGCCCCGCATTGGCTCGCGACGTCGAACTCTCCGACTGCCAGATCATCTTTACCGAAGACAGTCAGGCTCATCTGCTCGACGGTGTCGATCTCGGCGATGTTCGTGTCTTCAATGTGGATTCACCGCAGTGGCAGGAACTGCTGGCACCTTTCGTCGATTCGCCGCAACGCCCTGTTGCTGCAGCACCCGACGACCTCCTGATGCTCATCTTCACCTCCGGAACGAGCGGCGACCCCAAGGCTGTCCGCTGCACCCACCACAAGATCGCGGGTCCCGCGATCATGCTCGGTGATCGTTTCGGGCTCGGGCCGGAAGATGTCGTCTACATGGCGATGCCCATGTTCCACTCCAATGCCATCATGGCTGCCTGGGCGATCGCACTTCACCGCAAGTGCGCAATTGGCATGCGTCGCAAGTTCTCTGCCTCAGGTTTTCTGCCCGACGTCCGCAAGTTCGGGATCACGTTTTCCAACTACGTCGGTAAACCTCTCTCGTTCATTGCATCGACTCCCGAGCAGCCTGACGATCACGACAACACGCTCAAGATCATGTACGGCAACGAAGGCTCAGCTCCAGCGGTCGCCACGTTCGTCCGACGCTTCGGCGCGCGTGTCATCGACGGCTTCGGTTCCACTGAAGGTGGCGTTTCGATCGGTGCGGCGCCGGTTCCCCGCGCCGGCGCCCTCGGACTGTTGCCGGACAGCGTGAAGATCCTCCATCCCGACACCGGAGTTCCCTGCCCGCCTGCACAATTCGACTCCGACGGCCGAATCACCAACGCCGACGAGGCAACCGGCGAAATGGTCAACGTCAGCGGACCGGGCACCTTCGCCGGCTACTACAAGAATCCCGAAGCCGACGCCGAGCGCATGCGCGGCGGCCAGTACTGGAGTGGCGACCTCGCCTACGCCGACGCCGACGGCTACGTCTACTTCGCCGGCCGCAGTTCGGGTTGGCTGCGCGTCGACGGTGAGAACATCGGCGCGGCGCCCATCGAGCGCGCACTAACCGGGTTCCCCGGGTTTGCGCATGTCTCCGTCTACGCCGTTCCGGACAGTGATGTCGGAGACCGCGTCATGGTGTCGGTGATCCCGGTGGGCGATGTCTCGAACTTCGACCCCGAAGCGGTTGCCGCCTACATAGATTCGCGTCCCGAACTCGGCCCGAAACAGAAACCCACCCTCATTCGGGTCTGTAGCGAATTCCCACGAACCGCGACGTTCAAGGTAGTCACTCGAACCCAGAGCGCCGAACGGTGGAACACCACCGATCCGGTGTGGATCCGTCAGCGGGGCGAAAAGGACTTCCAATTACTCACGCCGGAGCGGGCCCTCACCCTCGAAAAGATTCGCGTGGACGCCGCACTGTCGACTCAGTAG
- a CDS encoding acyl-CoA dehydrogenase family protein, which yields MDFTLTEAQNDLAGLTRGIVSELVTNDRLRVLDAAEDRTDLALWTTLASSGVLSAALPESVGGDGFGVLEQCSILVELGRGVAAVPFLTSIMTSASAIAEFGDDAQRTEWAAPAASGEKILTAALAEEFNDNPALPTTRASRTADGWTLQGSKIIVDSAPVADLFLVPALTDDGVVVFLVQPSDSGVSITRESVVDFGSVGQVDFDSVQLSDARVLGSPAQGAEITDWIVERARLGSSAYQYGVLDQALKLTAEYARERVQFGRPIGSFQAVAQRLADGYIDVKGVRLTLWAAAWRLSEGLPAAEAVQTAKFWAADAGHRVAHTAVHVHGGVGLDEDHPVHRYFLAAKRQEFFLGSATDQLRILGKELASVPA from the coding sequence ATGGATTTCACCTTGACAGAGGCCCAGAACGATCTGGCCGGCCTCACCCGCGGAATTGTCAGCGAACTGGTCACCAATGATCGCCTGCGGGTACTCGACGCAGCCGAAGACCGGACCGATCTGGCCCTCTGGACCACCCTCGCGTCCTCCGGCGTGCTCAGCGCCGCACTACCGGAGTCGGTAGGCGGCGACGGATTCGGAGTCCTCGAGCAGTGCAGCATCCTGGTCGAATTGGGCCGCGGCGTAGCCGCTGTGCCCTTCTTGACCTCGATCATGACGTCTGCCAGCGCAATTGCAGAATTCGGCGACGACGCACAACGCACCGAGTGGGCCGCACCTGCGGCTTCCGGCGAAAAGATTCTCACGGCAGCATTGGCCGAGGAGTTCAACGACAATCCGGCCCTTCCGACCACCCGCGCTTCCCGGACCGCCGACGGTTGGACCCTCCAGGGATCCAAGATCATCGTCGACAGCGCACCGGTCGCCGATCTCTTCCTGGTACCGGCTCTGACCGACGACGGCGTTGTCGTATTCCTGGTGCAGCCCAGCGATTCCGGAGTCTCGATCACACGCGAGTCCGTGGTCGATTTCGGCAGCGTCGGCCAGGTCGACTTCGATTCGGTCCAGCTTTCCGACGCCCGAGTCCTCGGCTCGCCGGCTCAGGGCGCCGAGATCACCGACTGGATCGTCGAACGCGCACGACTCGGTTCCAGTGCCTACCAATACGGCGTCCTTGATCAGGCGCTGAAGCTGACCGCCGAGTACGCACGCGAGCGAGTACAGTTCGGCCGTCCGATCGGCAGTTTCCAGGCTGTAGCGCAGCGCCTCGCCGACGGATATATCGACGTCAAGGGCGTTCGACTGACGCTGTGGGCTGCTGCCTGGCGCCTGAGTGAAGGCCTACCGGCCGCTGAGGCAGTCCAGACCGCCAAGTTCTGGGCAGCCGACGCCGGGCATCGAGTCGCGCACACCGCTGTTCACGTTCACGGCGGCGTCGGACTGGACGAGGACCACCCGGTTCACCGGTACTTCCTCGCGGCCAAGCGCCAAGAGTTCTTCCTGGGAAGCGCCACCGACCAGTTGCGCATTCTCGGTAAGGAATTGGCAAGCGTTCCCGCTTGA
- a CDS encoding acyl-CoA dehydrogenase family protein: MHITYTPEQQALQEELRAYFAKLMTPARREALAATTGEYGEGNVYREVVAQMGQDGWLTLGWPKEYGGQERSAMDQLIFTDEAAIAGAPVPFLTINSVAPTIMHFGTQEQKDFFLPKISRGELHFAIGYSEPGAGTDLASLRTSAVKDGDDYIINGQKMWTSLIQYADYIWLACRTDQEAKKHKGISMLIVPTTAEGFSYTPVHTMAGPDTSATYYQDVRVPASSIVGQEHGGWGLITNQLNHERVALTSAGPILTAQREVREWAQNTKLPDGRRMIDQEWVQINLARVHAKAEYLKLMNWEIASMTDHSPGPEAASANKVFGTEFATEAYRLLMEILGSSAVIRQNSPGALLRGRIERMHRSALILTFGGGTNEVQRDIIGMTALGLPPSKR; the protein is encoded by the coding sequence ATGCACATCACCTACACCCCTGAACAGCAAGCGCTTCAGGAGGAGTTACGTGCCTACTTCGCCAAACTCATGACACCGGCTCGCCGCGAGGCTCTCGCCGCAACCACCGGCGAGTACGGCGAAGGCAACGTCTACCGCGAGGTTGTCGCACAGATGGGGCAGGACGGCTGGCTCACGCTCGGCTGGCCCAAGGAATACGGCGGGCAGGAACGCTCCGCGATGGACCAGCTGATCTTCACCGACGAAGCAGCCATTGCCGGCGCACCGGTACCCTTCCTGACGATCAACTCCGTAGCTCCGACAATCATGCACTTCGGCACACAAGAGCAGAAGGATTTCTTCCTTCCCAAGATCTCGCGCGGCGAACTGCATTTCGCGATCGGATACTCCGAACCCGGCGCCGGCACAGACCTGGCGTCGCTGCGCACGTCCGCGGTCAAGGACGGCGACGACTACATCATCAACGGCCAGAAGATGTGGACCAGCCTCATCCAGTACGCGGATTACATCTGGCTCGCGTGCCGCACGGACCAGGAAGCCAAGAAGCACAAGGGAATCAGCATGCTGATCGTCCCGACCACCGCCGAAGGCTTCTCGTACACACCGGTCCACACGATGGCCGGACCCGACACCAGCGCCACCTACTATCAGGACGTACGAGTTCCGGCGTCGTCGATCGTCGGTCAGGAACACGGTGGCTGGGGTCTGATCACCAATCAGCTCAACCACGAACGCGTCGCACTCACCTCTGCCGGCCCCATTCTGACCGCTCAGCGTGAGGTCCGGGAATGGGCACAGAACACCAAGCTGCCCGACGGCCGACGCATGATCGATCAGGAATGGGTGCAGATCAATCTGGCACGCGTCCACGCCAAGGCCGAGTACCTCAAGCTCATGAACTGGGAAATCGCGTCGATGACCGACCATTCGCCCGGACCTGAGGCGGCGTCAGCCAACAAGGTCTTCGGCACCGAATTCGCCACCGAGGCTTACCGTTTGCTGATGGAAATCCTCGGATCTTCCGCAGTGATCCGGCAGAACTCCCCCGGCGCGCTTCTGCGTGGACGCATCGAACGCATGCACCGCTCCGCTTTGATCCTGACCTTCGGCGGCGGAACCAACGAAGTGCAGCGCGACATCATCGGCATGACGGCCCTGGGCTTGCCGCCCTCAAAGCGATAA
- a CDS encoding ferredoxin, producing MEVRVDLDRCEANGVCVGIAPDIFDLDDNEELVISSARPSEDRWEDVRSAIAQCPRAALTEHP from the coding sequence ATGGAGGTCAGGGTTGATCTGGACCGTTGCGAGGCAAACGGGGTGTGTGTCGGTATCGCCCCCGATATTTTCGACCTCGACGACAATGAGGAGCTCGTGATCAGTTCCGCACGTCCGTCGGAGGATCGATGGGAAGATGTCCGGTCCGCTATCGCGCAGTGTCCGCGTGCGGCGCTGACCGAGCATCCCTGA
- a CDS encoding 3-oxoacyl-ACP reductase — translation MNAVNSPETSLEGKVAIVTGAGSGLGKFEAIGLAKAGASVVVNDLAPSEAVEATLEEIRGLGAKVEFVAGNVGERSTADALMERAEGQFGSVDIIVNNAGVVRDRMLFNMSDEDWDLVLEVHLRGHFLLCRNAATYWRAKSKAAGAPVYGRIINTSSEAGLLGPEGQPNYGAAKAGITALTLSAARGLSRYGVRANAICPRARTTMTEGVFGDAPVDGIDPLSPEHVASLVSYLASPAADAVNGQVFVVYGPMVALMAAPVVEQRFDAAGDAWSPEALSAAMGDYFADRDPGKMFSASAALRALG, via the coding sequence ATGAATGCTGTGAACAGCCCAGAAACCAGTCTCGAAGGCAAGGTCGCCATCGTGACCGGTGCCGGATCGGGACTCGGAAAGTTCGAGGCCATCGGCCTGGCCAAGGCCGGTGCATCGGTGGTTGTCAACGATCTGGCACCCAGCGAGGCCGTCGAAGCCACGCTCGAAGAGATTCGGGGACTGGGCGCCAAGGTCGAGTTCGTCGCCGGCAATGTCGGTGAACGTTCCACCGCCGACGCTCTCATGGAGAGGGCCGAAGGCCAGTTTGGCAGCGTCGACATCATCGTCAACAACGCCGGCGTCGTCCGTGACCGGATGCTGTTCAACATGTCCGACGAGGACTGGGATCTGGTCCTCGAAGTTCACCTGCGCGGGCACTTCCTGTTGTGCCGCAACGCAGCGACGTACTGGCGGGCAAAATCGAAGGCGGCCGGCGCTCCGGTATACGGGCGAATTATCAATACATCGTCCGAGGCCGGGCTGCTCGGTCCGGAAGGTCAACCGAACTACGGTGCGGCCAAGGCCGGAATCACCGCGCTGACCCTCTCGGCGGCTCGCGGACTGTCCCGCTACGGGGTTCGCGCCAACGCGATTTGCCCGCGGGCCCGTACGACGATGACTGAAGGCGTGTTCGGTGACGCACCGGTCGACGGTATCGATCCGCTCTCGCCTGAGCATGTGGCGTCATTGGTCTCGTACTTGGCTTCACCGGCGGCAGACGCCGTCAACGGGCAGGTCTTTGTCGTTTACGGTCCGATGGTCGCCTTGATGGCAGCACCGGTCGTGGAGCAGCGGTTCGATGCGGCCGGCGACGCCTGGTCTCCGGAAGCATTGTCCGCAGCGATGGGTGATTACTTTGCCGATCGAGATCCGGGCAAGATGTTTTCGGCTTCAGCCGCGCTTCGCGCGCTGGGCTGA
- a CDS encoding MlaE family ABC transporter permease, translated as MVDLVEVPLRAVGGFFQMSAETLRAVFSRPFQRQEFIDQAWFVARVSMLPTVLVAIPFTVLVSFTINILLREIGAADLSGAGAALGTVTQIGPIVTVLIVAGAGATAICADLSARTIREEIDAMKVLGINPIQRLVVPRVLASTAVALLLNGLVCTIGILGGFVFSVFIQDVNPGAFVNGITLLTGFGELMLSMVKAGLFGMIAGLVASYLGLNVKGGAKSVGDAVNQTVVFAFMALFVVNVLITTIGIKLTAG; from the coding sequence ATGGTAGACCTCGTCGAGGTACCGTTGCGAGCGGTCGGTGGCTTCTTTCAGATGTCAGCCGAAACTTTGCGGGCAGTCTTCTCTCGTCCATTTCAGCGTCAAGAATTCATCGATCAAGCGTGGTTCGTAGCGCGCGTCTCGATGCTGCCGACCGTGCTGGTCGCCATCCCGTTCACGGTGCTCGTCAGCTTCACCATCAACATCCTGCTTCGCGAGATCGGTGCAGCCGACCTCAGTGGCGCCGGAGCCGCACTCGGCACCGTCACCCAGATCGGACCGATCGTGACCGTTCTGATCGTGGCCGGCGCCGGCGCTACCGCGATCTGCGCGGACCTCTCGGCGCGCACCATTCGTGAAGAAATCGATGCCATGAAGGTGCTCGGTATCAACCCGATCCAGCGGTTGGTCGTTCCCCGGGTTCTCGCGTCCACCGCAGTGGCGCTGCTGCTGAACGGCTTGGTCTGCACCATCGGCATCCTCGGCGGATTCGTGTTCTCGGTTTTCATCCAGGATGTGAACCCCGGCGCCTTCGTCAACGGCATCACACTTCTCACCGGTTTCGGCGAGCTGATGCTCTCGATGGTCAAAGCCGGACTGTTCGGCATGATCGCCGGCCTCGTCGCCTCCTACCTCGGACTCAACGTCAAGGGTGGCGCCAAGAGCGTCGGTGACGCCGTCAACCAGACCGTCGTGTTCGCGTTCATGGCACTGTTCGTCGTCAACGTGCTCATCACCACCATCGGCATCAAGTTGACGGCCGGATGA
- a CDS encoding MlaE family ABC transporter permease: MALAAAGRFPRTRRQIRSVSRGIDGIGDQALFFAKALGYAPKALMRYPRETLRLIAEISMGTGALAVIGGTVVIVGFLTLFTGGTIAVQGYSSLGNIGVEALTGFFAAFINVRIAAPVIAGIGLAATIGAGSTAQLGAMRVSEEIDALETMAIPSIPYLVSTRVMAGMIAIIPLYSLAVIASFIASRFATVFLYNQSGGVYDHYFTTFLIPTDILWSFAQAIVMALAVMLIHTYYGFNATGGPVGVGVAVGNAVRASLIAVVTVTLLISLAIYGGSGNFNLSG, from the coding sequence ATGGCACTGGCAGCAGCAGGACGCTTCCCCCGCACCCGCCGGCAGATCCGATCCGTCTCGCGCGGCATCGACGGCATCGGTGATCAGGCACTGTTCTTCGCGAAAGCACTCGGATATGCACCCAAGGCGCTGATGCGTTACCCGCGTGAGACTTTGCGGTTGATCGCCGAGATCAGCATGGGAACCGGCGCCCTGGCCGTGATCGGCGGCACCGTCGTGATCGTCGGCTTCCTGACACTCTTCACCGGCGGAACCATCGCCGTGCAGGGCTACAGTTCGCTCGGCAACATCGGCGTCGAAGCACTGACGGGCTTCTTCGCAGCCTTCATCAACGTGCGCATTGCCGCACCTGTCATCGCGGGCATCGGCCTGGCAGCCACAATCGGTGCCGGCTCCACAGCGCAGCTCGGCGCTATGCGCGTCTCCGAAGAGATCGACGCACTCGAGACCATGGCGATTCCGTCCATCCCGTACCTCGTCAGCACCCGTGTGATGGCCGGCATGATCGCCATCATCCCGCTGTACTCGCTGGCTGTGATCGCATCGTTCATCGCCAGTCGGTTTGCGACGGTGTTCCTCTACAACCAGTCGGGCGGCGTGTACGACCACTACTTCACGACGTTCCTGATACCCACGGACATATTGTGGTCATTCGCCCAAGCGATAGTCATGGCGCTGGCCGTCATGCTCATCCACACCTACTACGGCTTCAACGCAACCGGTGGTCCGGTGGGCGTCGGCGTCGCTGTGGGTAATGCGGTGCGCGCTTCCCTGATTGCGGTAGTCACGGTCACGCTTCTCATCTCACTCGCCATTTACGGCGGGTCCGGCAACTTCAACCTGTCGGGATAG